From one Oscillatoria sp. FACHB-1407 genomic stretch:
- a CDS encoding NB-ARC domain-containing protein produces the protein MTDELIQKLKQLIEEDLQTAPAAASIEQLVERLQQDERIEQAIQINTGDAVGFQAMVQEGGVANMGIHLHGWEEEKLTQVLTTFLKSLQPKEIPNNVPCSGVAKFIGRKPELERLHTQLQQGSLVSISAVEGMGGVGKTELAIQYTQRYASAYEGGIAWLYAREFNVGTQVVGFAQSRLNLKIPEGLELPDQVAYCWRNWREGDVLLVLDDVVNYGRDVEPYLPPPASSRFKVVMTTRLTFGPPIQSLSLNVLSPDQALELLTVLIGDARVQPELEIAKTLCTWLEYLPLGIELVGRYLLKRTDLSLATLLFRLQEKAKKRQAIQHDALQRDEATATSTARRGAEAAFELSWDELNEPSQHLGKLLSLFAPAPIPWYLAEQVEQKYCENSEGAIAFDDEEFENARTKLLDLHLLQLSQQQEQTYRLHALIREFFRSKLEGETDVAA, from the coding sequence ATGACAGATGAACTGATTCAGAAGCTGAAACAACTCATCGAAGAAGATCTCCAAACTGCACCAGCAGCAGCTTCAATCGAGCAATTAGTTGAGCGTCTCCAGCAAGACGAACGCATTGAGCAGGCGATTCAAATTAACACGGGGGATGCCGTTGGGTTTCAAGCGATGGTACAGGAGGGCGGTGTTGCTAACATGGGCATTCACCTCCACGGCTGGGAAGAGGAAAAACTCACTCAGGTGCTGACCACATTTCTCAAGTCCCTCCAGCCCAAAGAAATCCCTAACAATGTTCCTTGCAGTGGCGTTGCCAAATTCATCGGACGTAAACCGGAACTGGAACGACTCCACACTCAACTGCAACAGGGAAGTTTGGTTTCCATTTCAGCCGTGGAGGGCATGGGCGGTGTCGGCAAAACGGAGCTAGCTATTCAATACACCCAACGGTATGCGTCTGCCTATGAAGGAGGAATTGCCTGGTTGTATGCCAGAGAGTTCAACGTGGGCACTCAGGTTGTGGGGTTTGCTCAGTCCCGCTTAAATTTGAAAATTCCAGAAGGACTGGAACTGCCGGATCAGGTTGCCTATTGCTGGCGTAACTGGCGTGAAGGGGATGTACTGCTCGTATTGGATGATGTGGTCAACTATGGTCGGGATGTAGAACCCTATTTGCCGCCGCCTGCATCAAGTCGATTTAAGGTGGTCATGACCACTCGACTTACCTTTGGTCCACCGATTCAGTCGCTATCACTTAATGTGTTGTCTCCCGATCAAGCTTTAGAATTGCTGACGGTTTTAATTGGAGACGCACGGGTACAGCCAGAGTTAGAGATTGCTAAAACCCTCTGCACCTGGTTGGAATATTTACCGTTGGGCATTGAGTTAGTGGGTCGTTATCTGCTCAAACGGACTGACCTATCGTTGGCTACCTTGCTATTTCGGCTGCAAGAAAAAGCCAAGAAACGACAAGCTATCCAACACGATGCCCTACAACGCGATGAAGCAACGGCAACCTCCACGGCACGACGGGGAGCCGAAGCTGCCTTTGAGTTGAGTTGGGACGAGTTGAATGAACCGAGTCAACATCTTGGTAAACTGTTGAGCCTATTCGCTCCTGCTCCCATTCCCTGGTATTTAGCAGAGCAGGTGGAGCAGAAGTATTGCGAGAATTCCGAGGGGGCGATCGCCTTTGATGATGAGGAGTTTGAGAATGCCAGAACCAAACTGTTGGATCTGCATTTACTACAACTTTCCCAACAGCAAGAGCAAACCTATCGACTCCATGCCCTGATTCGAGAGTTCTTCAGAAGCAAGTTGGAAGGGGAAACCGATGTTGCAGCTTGA
- a CDS encoding tetratricopeptide repeat protein, translating into MLQLEKNQKTEAEQLKRALCQVMATVAIQVPPSPTKFLIQQIAPAIPHIAEAATTLHSWLTDTDIIAPYLGLGYFYQGQALYSQALIWFEHCLATACSRFGDEHPYVATSLNELASLHQEQGQYAEAESLYRRSLTIREQQFNPDHIAIAASLNNLARLHQAQGHYEEAELLYQRSLLILEQQSEPNNAFLASSLNNLAEVYQEQGRYAEAERLYQRSLSIWEQQFGANHPDVATGLNNLANLYLSQGRYTEAERFYQQSLSIYEQQLSTDHPAIADALTNLAALHYLQGRYTEAERFYQQSLAIQEEHLGVEHPDVATSLNNLAGLYHFQRHYSEAERLYQRALTIQKTQLGADHPAIATTLQNLANLYQLQGFYAKAEPLYRQSLMIQEQQLGSNHPAVVVGLNNLANLYRLQSRSVDAEPLFVRSLTILEHHFGSDHPEVATSLDSLASLYLSQARYADAETLYQRSFAIYKHHLGATHPHIATSLNNLANLYKAQGDYGKAKSFYKQALQIVEPQLGTNHPHTTTIRQNLELISEVGG; encoded by the coding sequence ATGTTGCAGCTTGAGAAGAATCAGAAAACAGAGGCAGAACAACTAAAACGGGCATTGTGTCAGGTCATGGCAACAGTAGCGATCCAAGTTCCGCCATCCCCTACCAAATTTCTCATTCAGCAGATTGCTCCTGCTATCCCCCATATTGCTGAAGCTGCAACAACCTTGCATTCCTGGTTAACCGATACAGATATCATTGCCCCCTATCTGGGCTTGGGTTACTTCTACCAAGGACAGGCTCTCTACTCTCAAGCTCTGATCTGGTTTGAACATTGCCTCGCAACTGCTTGTTCTCGCTTCGGAGATGAACACCCGTATGTCGCCACCAGTCTCAATGAATTGGCATCACTTCATCAGGAACAAGGACAGTATGCAGAGGCGGAGTCACTGTATCGGCGATCGCTCACCATTCGAGAACAGCAGTTCAATCCAGACCATATTGCGATCGCAGCCAGTCTCAACAATCTCGCAAGACTCCATCAAGCGCAGGGGCACTATGAAGAAGCTGAACTGCTATATCAGCGATCGCTGCTCATCCTCGAACAGCAAAGTGAACCAAACAATGCGTTCTTAGCATCCAGTCTCAACAATCTAGCGGAAGTCTATCAGGAGCAGGGACGGTATGCAGAGGCGGAGCGACTCTATCAGCGATCGCTCAGCATTTGGGAGCAACAGTTCGGAGCCAATCACCCCGATGTTGCAACTGGACTGAATAATCTGGCGAATCTTTACCTATCCCAGGGACGCTATACAGAAGCCGAACGCTTTTATCAGCAGTCGTTATCCATCTATGAGCAACAGTTGAGCACTGACCATCCAGCTATTGCAGATGCTCTCACCAATCTGGCAGCGTTACATTACCTTCAGGGACGCTATACAGAAGCCGAACGCTTTTATCAGCAATCGCTCGCCATTCAGGAAGAGCACTTGGGAGTAGAGCATCCCGATGTTGCCACCAGTCTCAACAATTTAGCAGGTCTTTACCATTTCCAACGGCACTACAGTGAAGCAGAAAGGCTCTATCAACGAGCATTGACGATCCAGAAAACGCAATTGGGCGCAGATCATCCTGCGATCGCTACCACTCTTCAGAACCTGGCTAATCTCTACCAACTCCAAGGGTTTTATGCGAAAGCAGAGCCTTTGTATCGGCAATCGCTGATGATTCAAGAACAACAGTTGGGAAGCAATCACCCTGCGGTCGTTGTTGGATTGAATAATCTTGCCAATCTCTATCGCTTACAATCTCGTAGCGTTGATGCCGAACCTCTATTCGTGCGATCGCTAACCATCCTTGAGCATCACTTCGGGAGTGACCATCCTGAAGTCGCTACCAGCCTCGACAGTTTAGCTAGTCTCTACCTGTCCCAAGCTCGTTATGCAGATGCCGAAACCCTCTACCAGCGATCGTTCGCTATTTACAAACACCACTTGGGAGCAACCCATCCTCACATCGCTACCAGTCTCAATAACCTGGCTAATCTCTACAAAGCCCAAGGAGACTACGGCAAAGCTAAGTCTTTCTATAAACAAGCCCTTCAAATTGTTGAGCCGCAACTCGGGACGAACCATCCCCACACCACTACCATCCGCCAGAACTTGGAATTGATATCAGAAGTTGGAGGGTAA